From the Candidatus Delongbacteria bacterium genome, the window TTTGATGATTATTATTTTTATTCTCACTTTTATCGGTTTCGTCAATTTTATCTTTCTTTACATTAACTAGTGTTTCATCTATCTGGGCTATTACTTCACCGATTTTTACTGTTGATCCCTCATTATGAAGAACATTCAAAAATCCAGAGGCTAAAGCAGGAACTTCTAAGGTTGCTTTTTCAGATTCGATCATGCATATTGTTTCATCTGTAACAACAAATTCATCTTTTTTTATCCACTTTGCTATTACTGCTTCAGTAACACTCTCTCCAATTACTGGAACTTTAACATCTATCATACAAACTCCATTATTATTCAAAAACTTTATCAATTATATTTTTTTGCTCACTAATATGTTGGCTCATTGAACCTACTGCTGGTGTAGCACTCTCTTTTCTACCAATATAGATAAGATTATGATATTTTAGTCTATTGTTTACGAAATTCCATGCACCGAAATTTTCAGGTTCTTCTTGTGCCCAAATTATCTGTTCGGCATTTTCAATTTGAATTATCTCCTCGATTTTTTCTTTTGGAAAGGGATATAATTGTTCGACTCTATGAATTGAAATATCTGTTATCTCATTTTTAATCTTATAATCCTGCAGATCATAAAACAATTTTCCGCTTACAAAAACAGTTCTTCGAGTCTTGTTACACTTGGAAGTATCAGAAATTATTGGTTCGAATTGACCTTCTGTTAAATCTTCGAGACTACTGACACAACTTGGATGTCTTAAAAGGGATTTAGGAGTAAAAACAACTAAAGGTATTCTAAAATTGTGTTTTACGTGTCCTCTTAGAAGGTGGAAAAGATTTGCTGGAGTAGTTGGGTTTACTACGTGCATATTTTCATTAGCACACAAAGATAAAAATCTTTCAATCCTTGCTGAAGAATGTTCAGGACCTTGACCTTCGAACCCATGGGGTAGAAACATGACAAGACCATTTGATCTATTCCATTTAGTTTCTGCACTGGAGATAAATTGGTCAATGATAATTTGAGCTCCATTATGAAAATCACCAAACTGTGCCTCCCATATAGTCAACTGATCTGGTGAAGCACAAGCGTATCCATACTCAAACCCAAGTACTCCAAATTCTGAAAGGCTAGAATTATAAACATTGAATGAACTTTTTCCATTAGTAGCATTATTTAATAAAATTATTTTACTGTCGCTATCTTCTATCTGTACAGCAGAATGTCTGTGAGAAAAAGTACCTCTAATACTGTCCTGTCCTGACAGTCTTACGGATATACCCTCGCTTAATAAAGTTCCATATGTTAAGATTTCAGCAGTACCCCAATCTATATTTTCTTCGAATTCTATTTTCTGTAATCTTTGCTCATATAGTTTTCTTAACTTAGAAATCACATTTAAATCATTTGGAATTGAAAAAATTGATCTACCAATTTTTTTAATCTCATCTCTATTTACTTTTGTTTTTGGAAATGGGAAAAGTTTATGACTGCTGTTTCTCTTCTTTAGATCGCAATTATCAATAAAAGTAGGAGTATTTAATTTCCTAATAATAGTTTTAGATTTCTGAAAATTTTGCTCAAAATTCTTCTTTATTTTATCTTTTACGTCGACAATTGTCTCTTTCAATAAACATCCTTCATTCATCAATTTTTCAGAATATATTTTTTCAGGATCAATATGGTTTTCAATTATTTTGTACAGGGTTGGTTGAGTAAATCTAGGTTCATCTCCTTCGTTATGTCCATATTTTCGATATCCTAACAGATCTATAAATACGTCTGAATTGAACTTTTGTCTATATTCCATAGCTATTTGAATAGCCAGTACTACGGCTTCAACATCATCAGCATTAACATGAAAAACAGGAGAAAGGGTTACTTTCGCAACATCTGTACAATATGTAGATGATCTTCCATCGGTATAATCAGTTGTAAAGCCAATTTGATTGTTTACTACTAGATGTATTGTTCCTCCAGTTTTGTAGCCATTCAATTTTGCCATCTGTATTACTTCATAGACAACCCCTTGACCTGCTATAGCTGCATCACCGTGAATTAGAATCGGAGCAATCTTAGACATATCTCCATTGTAATCATTATCAATTTTTGCTCTTACCATTCCTTCAACGACTGGATTAACAGCTTCTAAATGAGATGGATTTGGAGCTAAGCCTAGTTTTATGTTTTTATTTTTCACTGGTGAAACTATTTTTGAGTAGCCAAGATGATATTTTACATCACCTGAAAAATCAAATCCAATATCTGTTAGATCTTCTTTATCAATTTCTCTTCCCTCAAATTCCGCAAAAATTTCTAGAAGGTCTTTGTCCATAATGTTAGCCAAAACATTAAGCCTACCTCTGTGAGGCATACCGATTATAAATTCTTCGATTCCTAATTCAGCTCCTTTAGTAATAACAGCTTTTAAACCAGGGATTAGGGTTTCGCCACCTTGCAAGGAAAATCTTTTTTGACCCAAGTACTTTGAATGCAAAAACTGTTCAAATAGTACGGCTTTGGCTAAATCTTCGTGGATTCTTGCTTTAAGTTTAGAATCAAAATTAGGTTTATTTTTAGTGCTTTCCATTTTTTGTTTTAACCATTCAACTTTTTCAGGTTCTCTAATAAACATGAACTCAGCACCAATTGAATTACAGTAAGTTTCATTCAAAGTCTCAATAATTTCACTTAATTTTGCAGGTTTACCAAGAAGGTCAATTCCTGCTGTAAATTTTTTCTGTAAATCACTTTCTTTTAAATTGTGGTTTTTCAAACTTAAATCGGGAGTATAATTTCTCCTTTTTCTAACCGGATTAGTCTTTGTGAATAGATGTCCTCTGGAGCGATAATTGTTAATTAGATTTAGAACCTTTATTTCATCAGGGTCTGTATTGTTTGGTGTTTCGTTATAAAATTCATAACCTTTAAAAAAGTATCTCCAACTATCATCAATTTCATGAGGATTACTCCTATATTTTTGATACATCATCTCAATATACTCAGGTTCTGAGTTTAATAAGTACGTAAAATCTTGCATAAGTACTCCATTCCCAATCTGTTTTAATTACAAATTTATAACTGGTTCTAAATTTAGTTATGATTTTACGCAACATCTAATCACTAAACTAAATTAAACTAGCGACATATCCTAATTTACTTGTAATAAAATTTATAGTTTTATATATTTCTCCAAACTAAAAGGAGTAGTCATGTTTCTAAGTTATATACTGTTTGCGACTGGGTTTATTTTAGTAGTAAAAGGAGCCGATTATCTAATTTCTGGTTCTTCAGGATTTTCTAAATCGTTTGGAATAAATCCTCTATTTATTGGATTAACGGTAGTAGCTTTCGGTACTTCTTTACCTGAATTTGTTGTAAGCATGATTGACTCTTTAGGAGACAGTAAAGGTATTGCATTAGGTAACATTGTGGGAAGCAATATTGCAAATATAGCCTTAATTTTGGGTTTTGTAGCTATTCTTAAACCTATAGATGTCCAAAAACGTGTTTATAATAGAGATATGCCAATTGTTTTGTTTGTTTCTTTTGTATTCTATATGATGATGCTTGATGGTCAAATTGGAAGATTGGACGGATTAATTCTTGTTGTTTTTTTCATCTTTTATATTCTTTATATCTATAGGAAAGCAAAAGTTGGCGAAGAAGATCTTGATGAACCAGATGATGTTGAAGTTGACAATACTAAAAATACTTTAAAAGTAATAGGCGGACTAGTAGCTCTTTATTTTGGGGCAGATATGTTAATTAGTAATGCCAGTGAAATTGCTAGAAATTTAGGAATAAGCGAATTGATTATAGGTTTAACAATGGTTGCTGTAGGAACATCTCTACCTGAATTGGTAACTACCCTTCAAGCCCTAAGAAAAAATGAGCATGATATAGGAGTGGGCGGTATTGTTGGATCAAACATCTTTAATGTATTGTTTGTGATAGGGATTGTTACACTAATAACTCCGATCAATGTAGATCAGATTACGATATCACAACATGGTCCGTTTATGTTGGCCATTGCTATACTTTTTTATCCTTTAACCTTTGTTGCAAAAAGAATAGAAAGGTGGGCTGGAGTTATATTTCTAAGCTTGTATTTAGGGTATACAGTTTACAATTTTGTTTGAGATTATTGTAAAATTTATATAAAATTTTATATCGATTTAACATTTGTTTTTAAAATATCTCAATTTTTTATACTTGATAACAATGCTATTTATAGGATAGAGTAGTTTTTCATTATTTCTGAAGATCTAATTTAAATGTGTATAATAGAAGAGAAACTTATTTAATAGTTAACATAAGTTTCTCCTATCAAAGACTCCTACACGTAAAAGCCTGTTATAATGAACGTAATTAGTTTTTCATTGGACAAAATTCTCCGCACATTGTGCACTGAGTTTTATCTCCAGATTCGCCATCCTTCTGATATTTATCAAATTTTATTGTATCAAAGGCGAACTCTCTTTGTTTTAACCAATCGTATCCTTTTCTGGCTCTGGACATTTGATTGTCTTTTTCTTCAAAAGAGGTAACACCTTTAGCTAAGTCACCCGCATGTGCAGCAATTTTAGCGGCTGCGATACCTTCTCTTACATCCAATAAGGAAGGAAGTCTTAAATGTTCTGCAGGAGTGACGTAACAAAGCATATCAGCACCATGCCAAGCGGCAATAGCTCCACCAATTGCTGCGGTAATGTGATCATAACCAACACCAATATCTGTAACTAGAGGTCCTAAAACATAGAAAGGAGCATTGTGACAAAGAGTTTTTTGAAGTTGCATATTAGCTGCAATTTGGTCCATTGGCACATGTCCGGGACCTTCAATCATAACTTGAACATTTCTTTCCCAGGCTTTTTTTGTCAATTCTCCCAATACTCTCAACTCATGAATTTGATGTTTATCAGTAGCATCATGGATAGATCCAGGTCTGAATCCATCTCCAAGAGATAAAGTAACATCGTATTTATACGCAATATCAAGTAATCTGTCATAAAATTCGAAAAGAGGATTCTCATTACCTGTTTTTCTCATCCAATTTAACATCACTCCACCACCTCTGGAAACGCAGTTCATGATTCTTTCAGAACTGTCCAATAATTCTAGGGATGATCTATTAACTCCGCAGTGAAGAGTCATGTAGTCAACACCTAATTGTGCTTGATTTTCTATGGAGGCAAACAATTCTTCTACAGTAAAAAAAATTCCTTTTTCACTAATTATCTGGTAAGCAGGGACAGTTCCTACAGCAACATAGGATTTATCGATTACCATTGTAAGCAGACCATTGATATCTCCACCGATGGACAAATCCATTACAGTATCAGAGTTCATGCTTAAAGATAATTCAAGCTTTTGAAGTTCATACTCCTTACAATCCTTATCTTTACTCATTCCAAAATTAGTATTTATTTTAGTTTTTGTACCTTTTCCAATTGCTCTCGCTTTTAAATTTTTGTGATTGATGTTTGCCGGAACAACAATGGTACCTTCAGCCACACCTTTACGGATAAACTCAGGATCCAGGTTTTCATATTCTGCAGCCTGTCTCATCTGATGTGTAATAATACCCAGTCTGGCTTGTTCCATCTGTGTCATAAAAAACTCCCTCTTAATATAAATATTCGCCTATAAATTTTTTATACTCATAGATACTTAGTAAATAATCTATTTTGTCATTCAAAAGATTTTGCTTGCTCTCATCAAGTTTTTGTTGGTGACTGATGAAGTCGTTTGATGTAATCAGTCCTTCTTCATATCTTCTTTTTGAAATGTCATAAATTTTTTGTGCTAAATCATAGCTTTTTTCAGATATATGTAATGATTGGAAATTAAAGTTAAGAGATTTGATTTTATTGTCAAACTCTGTTTTTAACTCTTTCAGAATTTTCGCTTTATTTTCAATGGCTAGCTTGTATTCAAGATTTGATCTGTCTAGTTTATTTAGAAAATTCATTTCATTGAATAATGGTACCCTCAAAGTTAGAGAAACCGAACCGTTTTTATCAATATCATCAAGATAATTTCCAAAATCATTATCATTATCAAATCCATAGCTAGCTGAAATTGTTCCTGTTACAAGCTCATTTCTATAAGTCTCTCCAATATTATTCCTGCTGTTTAAAAGATCCTTTTCAGCCTGAATGAAAGTAATACTATTTGACAGAGCCGTTGAAAAATCAGTACTGTCAGGAGTAAACTTAACGGTGGAGATCTCTTCGATTTGGACGGTGAAATCAACATCTTCATAATCAAGAAAATCATAAAACTGAATTTTAGATCTATTGAAATCATCCAAAGCCTTTTCATAGGATAATTTTCTCTGCTCAAAGTACAGTTCCATCTCAAACATATCCACTTCAGGGATCAAGCCTATATTATATTTTTTTTTACCTGTTTCATAATTATCTTTACTAAGTTCAAACCCTAACTCCTGATTTTTTAATTCTTCCTGTTTTTGATAAAAATAGAAAAAATTAGAAATTAGAGAAAATTGATAGGATGTAGTACTGTTCAAATATCTTATTTTAGATATTTTTTCTTCAAAATTAAGTAGTTCTGATTCATGAAAAAAAAGTTCAAAAGGATAGAAACTCTTTTCGAAGGCTATAGTTGTGCTTTGATAATTGTTATCATAGCTTCCGTCAGAACCATTTTTGTTCAATTGGTATCTAAGGCTTAATGAGCTATTCATTGGTAGTTTTTGAGATAATAACAGAGAGGAACTTAAACTATTGGCAACTAGAGTAGTGTCACTATTTTTGTGATAATTATAAGGATTTGAAGAAAAATCCAGTGATAGATCCGGGATCCAGTAAAATTTGTTTTTATTGGATGTAATTCTATAGTTTAAATTGTCTACCTCAATTTTTCTGTACTGGTAGCTTTTTGAGGCAATATCCTTAATAGTATTAAAGTCATACTCTGGAATTTCCGAATAAAGTATTGCAAAAATCAAAAATAAAGTTGATAGATATAGTTTCATCTTTTCACTTTCAAAATTTTAAAGTATTCGTTGTTGTCAAAAATTTCCCGTTTGATAACACCCTCCAACTCAAGATTGTTAACAAGTTTCAAAACAGTATCAGCACTAATTCCAGTTGCGTCTACAATTTCTTCTAAATGGCATGATCTAACTCTCAACAGAGATTTCAACAATTCAATATCAGAGCTGCAACCAGAGCTTTTTCTATTTAAATCATTGAAACTTCTTACAATTGTAGCCTTTTCACCAATAATTTCTGCGAGTCTTTTTAAAGAACTTTCATCTGCCTTTCCAGGTTTCCCAGCCATTGGAGGTCTTGAAATTGTATGAACTTGGACAATTTTAGGGTTGATATAGTCAACCGCTTTTTTTAAGTTTAGAAATTCTTCTTCTTGATCATTTATATTTTTACAGACCAGAATTTCAAGCCATACTTCTCCAGAAAATTCTTCTGTGAATTTTTTTAAAGTATCAATCATTTTTTCAATATCTAATTCTGGCGGTATTTTATTTATTTTATATAAAACTTTTCTGCTAACGGCATCGAGAGAAGGAATTACAAGATCGGCTTTAAGAAGATCATTGTATACTGAAGGATCTGTAATAGTGCCTGAATTTGTAATAACTGCCACTGGTATATCGGTCATTTTTTGAATCTCATCGATTATGTATCCCAATTTTGAGTGAAGAGTTGGCTCTCCGCTTCCCGAAAATGTAATAAAATCAGGAGGGCTTGAAATGTTTTTTATCAGATAATCCTTTAATTCGGAGATAACTTCTTCAGCTGGAATAAACTCTTTTCGTTCTGTTCCAAAAACTTTTGTTGGAGCAACCTCGCAATATACGCAATTGAAATTGCAGATTTTTTCTATTAGGAGATCAATACCGAGTGATCTTCCCAGTCTCCTTGAAGGTACAGGTCCAAAAAGGTACTTCATAACGCCTCCCATTTTTTGACAAAGATAGTCTTTTAATAAATATTAGCAAACAACAATTTTTTTTCAGATTTCTTATTAAAATTACAAAAAGTCTTGACTAAAATTCGTTACAGGATTATTTTTGAAATTGGAACTTTTAATCGATGTTCTGAATAAATAAATGGGGTTAAAATGAAAATTCTTATACTAGATGATGATATGGCTACATTGACCGCTGTAAAGGCAAATCTTGAGCAACTTGAATACGAATGTAAAACGACTACAAATGATAAGTTAGCACTAACCCTTCTACCTGAATTTGATGTGTTGATTACCGATTATCAACTTGGAAGTGTAAATGGGAGACAAGTGGTTAAAAATTTTAAATCCATTAAACCTGAGATAGAGATCATAATGATTTCAGGTTATTCTATAGATAGCATTTTGGAAAAAGATTCAGAGTTTAGAGAACTTCTTTTTGCATTTCACCCAAAACCGATAAGCTATATGAACCTTAGTGAAGACTTAGAAAAAATTAAACGAAAATTAAACCTGAATTAATTTAAATATGCAAATATTTCTTTTTTTTCTAGCCGGTTTAATACCGGTTTTTTATTTTACGCTAAAACGGAGGAATTAATGGATAAAGTAAGAGTAAGATTTGCACCATCTCCAACTGGTTATGTTCATGTCGGAAGTTT encodes:
- a CDS encoding 2-oxoglutarate dehydrogenase E1 component, with amino-acid sequence MQDFTYLLNSEPEYIEMMYQKYRSNPHEIDDSWRYFFKGYEFYNETPNNTDPDEIKVLNLINNYRSRGHLFTKTNPVRKRRNYTPDLSLKNHNLKESDLQKKFTAGIDLLGKPAKLSEIIETLNETYCNSIGAEFMFIREPEKVEWLKQKMESTKNKPNFDSKLKARIHEDLAKAVLFEQFLHSKYLGQKRFSLQGGETLIPGLKAVITKGAELGIEEFIIGMPHRGRLNVLANIMDKDLLEIFAEFEGREIDKEDLTDIGFDFSGDVKYHLGYSKIVSPVKNKNIKLGLAPNPSHLEAVNPVVEGMVRAKIDNDYNGDMSKIAPILIHGDAAIAGQGVVYEVIQMAKLNGYKTGGTIHLVVNNQIGFTTDYTDGRSSTYCTDVAKVTLSPVFHVNADDVEAVVLAIQIAMEYRQKFNSDVFIDLLGYRKYGHNEGDEPRFTQPTLYKIIENHIDPEKIYSEKLMNEGCLLKETIVDVKDKIKKNFEQNFQKSKTIIRKLNTPTFIDNCDLKKRNSSHKLFPFPKTKVNRDEIKKIGRSIFSIPNDLNVISKLRKLYEQRLQKIEFEENIDWGTAEILTYGTLLSEGISVRLSGQDSIRGTFSHRHSAVQIEDSDSKIILLNNATNGKSSFNVYNSSLSEFGVLGFEYGYACASPDQLTIWEAQFGDFHNGAQIIIDQFISSAETKWNRSNGLVMFLPHGFEGQGPEHSSARIERFLSLCANENMHVVNPTTPANLFHLLRGHVKHNFRIPLVVFTPKSLLRHPSCVSSLEDLTEGQFEPIISDTSKCNKTRRTVFVSGKLFYDLQDYKIKNEITDISIHRVEQLYPFPKEKIEEIIQIENAEQIIWAQEEPENFGAWNFVNNRLKYHNLIYIGRKESATPAVGSMSQHISEQKNIIDKVFE
- a CDS encoding calcium/sodium antiporter, with product MFLSYILFATGFILVVKGADYLISGSSGFSKSFGINPLFIGLTVVAFGTSLPEFVVSMIDSLGDSKGIALGNIVGSNIANIALILGFVAILKPIDVQKRVYNRDMPIVLFVSFVFYMMMLDGQIGRLDGLILVVFFIFYILYIYRKAKVGEEDLDEPDDVEVDNTKNTLKVIGGLVALYFGADMLISNASEIARNLGISELIIGLTMVAVGTSLPELVTTLQALRKNEHDIGVGGIVGSNIFNVLFVIGIVTLITPINVDQITISQHGPFMLAIAILFYPLTFVAKRIERWAGVIFLSLYLGYTVYNFV
- the thiC gene encoding phosphomethylpyrimidine synthase ThiC encodes the protein MTQMEQARLGIITHQMRQAAEYENLDPEFIRKGVAEGTIVVPANINHKNLKARAIGKGTKTKINTNFGMSKDKDCKEYELQKLELSLSMNSDTVMDLSIGGDINGLLTMVIDKSYVAVGTVPAYQIISEKGIFFTVEELFASIENQAQLGVDYMTLHCGVNRSSLELLDSSERIMNCVSRGGGVMLNWMRKTGNENPLFEFYDRLLDIAYKYDVTLSLGDGFRPGSIHDATDKHQIHELRVLGELTKKAWERNVQVMIEGPGHVPMDQIAANMQLQKTLCHNAPFYVLGPLVTDIGVGYDHITAAIGGAIAAWHGADMLCYVTPAEHLRLPSLLDVREGIAAAKIAAHAGDLAKGVTSFEEKDNQMSRARKGYDWLKQREFAFDTIKFDKYQKDGESGDKTQCTMCGEFCPMKN
- a CDS encoding TolC family protein, which produces MKLYLSTLFLIFAILYSEIPEYDFNTIKDIASKSYQYRKIEVDNLNYRITSNKNKFYWIPDLSLDFSSNPYNYHKNSDTTLVANSLSSSLLLSQKLPMNSSLSLRYQLNKNGSDGSYDNNYQSTTIAFEKSFYPFELFFHESELLNFEEKISKIRYLNSTTSYQFSLISNFFYFYQKQEELKNQELGFELSKDNYETGKKKYNIGLIPEVDMFEMELYFEQRKLSYEKALDDFNRSKIQFYDFLDYEDVDFTVQIEEISTVKFTPDSTDFSTALSNSITFIQAEKDLLNSRNNIGETYRNELVTGTISASYGFDNDNDFGNYLDDIDKNGSVSLTLRVPLFNEMNFLNKLDRSNLEYKLAIENKAKILKELKTEFDNKIKSLNFNFQSLHISEKSYDLAQKIYDISKRRYEEGLITSNDFISHQQKLDESKQNLLNDKIDYLLSIYEYKKFIGEYLY
- a CDS encoding radical SAM protein — its product is MKYLFGPVPSRRLGRSLGIDLLIEKICNFNCVYCEVAPTKVFGTERKEFIPAEEVISELKDYLIKNISSPPDFITFSGSGEPTLHSKLGYIIDEIQKMTDIPVAVITNSGTITDPSVYNDLLKADLVIPSLDAVSRKVLYKINKIPPELDIEKMIDTLKKFTEEFSGEVWLEILVCKNINDQEEEFLNLKKAVDYINPKIVQVHTISRPPMAGKPGKADESSLKRLAEIIGEKATIVRSFNDLNRKSSGCSSDIELLKSLLRVRSCHLEEIVDATGISADTVLKLVNNLELEGVIKREIFDNNEYFKILKVKR
- a CDS encoding response regulator, with translation MKILILDDDMATLTAVKANLEQLEYECKTTTNDKLALTLLPEFDVLITDYQLGSVNGRQVVKNFKSIKPEIEIIMISGYSIDSILEKDSEFRELLFAFHPKPISYMNLSEDLEKIKRKLNLN